The DNA sequence ATGTGCTTTCTTATCAAAATATTATAAGTGCTTATGTTCACGATTGTCCAAAAATTACTGATCATTCCGTTATTTCAGTAAATATCTCCAATAATAATAGTTATAGTTTTTAGAAGTTTAGAAATTTATATAATCAAAACTTAGATAAAATCAAAACTAATCTTATCATCACTTTAATTTATATTCTGTTGATGTTAATATCATTTACCaggaaattttgcaaaattgTGAAAATGTAATCAATGGCATAATACCAATTGTAACATGCCAGTTTCAATCAAAATTACCTTGGTTTGATTATGagttgtttaaacaaattaggtaAACAACGTGATAGGGcttataaagattttaaaaaatgtattgacGTCATTGAAAAACAACATAAATGGCAGGTTTTTAAGAGACATAGAAATGAGGTAGTAGAATAGTTGAGGAATGCCAGACACTGTAATCTTTGAAACTATTACTGGCCTAAAACGGTTAACAAACAGCGTAGAAATAGCAGATTTAATGAGTATTTTGTAATAAAGTATTGATACTTCTGAAACATGGTGTAATATAAATAGTAATCtatatttaaatttagaaataaatagtattcttgcataatgttatttaacgtaaatttctttcacctacttgtttaataattttttcctGTAGTAAATACTACCGTGCTaaagataatttatattcaaagtagatatacaaagtattaaaatatcacttttaatttttgttaaaatatatttcgGAGTAAACTacaacattttgtcaatttaaatagtggtggttagattgaccatttgcctgttagagtgtaccgtttttgagacgtctgcgattatgggttaaagttagggttttggtaaatatatatatatatatatatatatatatatatatatatatatatatatatatattgaaatgatttcaatatgttaaaaaggatacaacttaaatggatttttatatgagtttgttgttcatgaatttcatgaagccatcacaatgtgagttcgactctgaaataaaagagagaaaaagattagtaaattgttaaataaattaattttgacttacctggtatagtgttaataatttctgaatagtatagttgcctagtgtataggtgaatcgtctaaaccttaaaaagaacaaaaaaagaagaattcttaaaaaatatttaaacatagaaattttgaaaacgtcagaaaataaaatgtcaagcaagtctatgggagctaaattaataggggttttgttaaataagaaattacaatgatgtggagatgaaaagaataaattgtattagcattgtaatagaataagttttatatctgaacattttttttataaattcccaaattagatgtgattaaagtgattatgagaaattaatgtggattgacaaatgtgtcagaacaggacagttttatggtttaaaaaaaaaaaatagaagacaaaaagaaaaaagaacgttggttgctgttagcaacgaatgatagattttgggcgaggccgacaagaaattttaaaaaggagtcctgaaattgtggaataggtcgggagtgtttttttaactcgtctaaagagaattttagtttttccacagtttccacagcagagatatccagaatttgttccagagagtaagagaaacaatttaacttataaattattattggagtacagaaatgtcatttaaattgagaaaattaaaattcatgaattaacataattgcgataggccttaaaaaaattgaaaatattaatgatcattaaattaaaaatagaatagtacgtaccttaacttccgaagagaggattgatattccagtttcaccaattattttgcgagtagttagttttatttaaataaatcagaactgttttaaagtaaggttggataataattttggggatcatttgaaattttgattatatttgaatgcaagttaaaagtcagcggaataaagtgttcattttcttttctttatagttcatttaaacactttataaagttgcaatatttatttagtttttaggtacttgtatagagtctccacattttgtaataaatttttattgtcacgactctaaaccacattaagatttatacgattcctatttttgtaaattttaaaggcaacccaagttgcagacgaattttattgtttatattaaatttgttcaatattaataaataacgtgcttcatttgggttaatttatcaaaggtctaaagtaaattttggtttaatttcttgttgaactctaccaggagactacagagtcgacgtcacacagtgacagattgcttagaacacataattgagctagctgaggtatatattaaattaaacaacgaaccatagattttaaaaattacaacatttattataaataaaaataaacttaataaaatacaactatttaaatatatatatatatatatatatatatatatatatatatatatatatataacttgaaaatacttgtactaaaaataaaataaaagtgggaaacattttaatttgtttatgtacggtttaaaaccatttctaaactttttatcaaacataattacATTACAATCGGCATTCTAAATGATCgttaggctaatttgcttaatgtgtttaggatctttgtaagcggttatattatagttttctctcaagcacaacagttagaacGTTTCTATCATgttgatctaaactcagtatattgtaattcaaacgtgtagtttcaagtgacaatcatgcctagacgtaagttggatattgatgaattaattgcaaatgtacataaatactttaccatgggAAGAGACAATGGTGAgcctttaaagtcattattatgtataaatcaaagCGCTTGTGacgcactcgggataagtgaaagtaagataaaaactaatgaaaactgtcagagattctcaagaagatcttactgtgactgagtatcacgaagacaagaaaacaactcgtaaacattctaggagcattgacttacctgatggagaaaaatttaaaattcgtATATTTTGTATCAaatgcgtgaaaacaatcaatatgccagtttagatactttactgtccaaaataagagaaagacctcctcctcctaagtgccttctctgttgaggttggagatcaatatggcaaatttctctctattctgggctttgatgaattaattcatttccttttgtgtgggtttaatctctgatgtttcgtagccaagattttttctttcgtcctatgccccttttaccttcaatcttgccttttaatattacctggagctgctcaaattccctatggtgcattatgtgtcctagatatgacgtctttctaattttgatagtattgaccaggtgcattatgtgtcctagatatgacgtctttctaattttgatagtattgaccagatgagggcgtgtgttcattgctctcagtacttcttcattcgtagttctgctggtccagcttattcttagcattcggcggtacatccacatttcaaatgaatttaatttgttgacgttatactgttttaatgtccaggtctcacagccatatagtaatagagaccacacataacactttagtgttctcaatcttattgagactgatagcttggggttacagagcattttacgcatattcatgaaaccagatcttgctatttcaatgcgtcttctaatttcttttgagtggtctagttgactatttagttctatgcccaggtatatgaagctttgggaactttGAAGGGTGacaccatttatttgtatgttaggtgtaacttgttcattggggtttttatggaataccagaattttggttttggaaaagttaatgtccaagcccagcctgtgactttcttctgataatatgttcatcaatattttaagttggtcttctgtttctgctaatactacggtgtcatcggcatatcttatatttttaatgatgattccattggctttggcaccttcagggcgatcttcaggagaagctctaattatatgttcggcatatacattaaataataggggggataaaatgcacccttgacgcactcctcgttctatgttgatgtacttggtgtttccgttctctgttagaacgcatcctgtgtggttccagtatgtattacttatgatagctatgtcgtgtccgtccaaccctacttcttttagcacctcgatCAATTTTCTAGGTATTCTAGGTttcaggtattcttcacacttattttgaattcggttataaattattcgcataaaaatcttagcagcatgactcattagggatacagttcgatggtcctcacatttccttgctttttgttttttaggaacagctatatatgtggatgttagccagtcatgcggtattatgccatgtttatatataatgttgtagagggatgttaatttcctgacagcattatcacttaggtgtttaaaatgttcggttgttattaggtcttcgccgggtgccttgttgttctttgcgtcttttattgcctgcaaaacttcttcggtgagaatgtttaatttttcatctgtatctatttgtgggtgctcttctgttctctgatcaccaaataaatctttaagatattgctcccatatttctttctgtttttcagggtccaattccatttggtttttcttgtttgttacaattGATAAGTGTTGGGGTTTCTATATTCCAGCTACTTCTTTAACCTTTCTGTGTAGTTCTCTACCTTGATGCTTCATATGCAGATCTTctacctctttacatttttctttcatccacttttccttagctacatttattttttttctcaatttccctGTCGAGTACTTTGATCttgttaggtttttgttttttaccatacgtctcctctccataatttgtaatatttcgtttgtcatccatggttttctatgtttacggttttctttctgtatactttggtctgctgcctctaagacagtatttttaattttcccccacatgtcttcaatgttttcttttattgtcttctccTTAGTGCGATCTATTATCTTAGACTCTAACTGCGTGTCTGCCATGTCTTCATACTTCTGTTGCTGTCCTTGGTTAGTACTACTCCATGCTATTCTCTGACTGGGTTTAGCCTTGTCtactcttttaagttttaatcGGATGGCTGCGACTACAAGATTGTGGTCTGAATTTATATCACAGCTTGGGTACGTTTTTACATTTAGAATACCATTACGGAACCTTTTGTTAATTgtaatgtagtcgatttggttcctcACAATATTTCCTTCCCAATCTTGAGGAGATCTCCACGTATATAGACgtcttttaggtaatttaaacCATGTGTTAAGAACCACCAGGTTGTTCTCTTGGCAAAATTCAACAAAGCGTGTGCCTCGTTCGTTCATGGTCCCTAAACCATATGGGCCGATGATCGATTCGACTTTTTCTACTCCTACTTTGGCATTCCAATCTTCCATAAATATGTTGATGTCGTCTTATTTCATGTGTTTTTAATCTTTTCAAAATCGGAATAGAAAATCTCAAGAGAAcgccagtgcagtttaccgtgccttttattACAAcaaaaggttttctgcgaattccattaatcgtttagaggtgcaAGTTGGTTAAATGTACTGTATGTAGAATTTAGTTTAAGTGGCCATTATAtctatttaaaattttctgtaaaattttttttgctaAGGGTAGTCAGTTCCAGATTTGTTCATTGTTTAGCTTTGAGGAGCAAAATTCTCACCGGAATCCAAACTCAATTTTAATTGAGAATTATTTTCAGTTAACCAAtttacggccaaaggtgcgtaaacgCATCCTTTATGGTTAATTTTTTTTGGCAagaggataatttttttaatgttttctttttgttgaaGTAACGTCTCAATAAATTGAGGTATATACATATGCAGTATATGTagtatcatttttattttaacaaaaatataacttttcaaatattttaggattattataattttgcattATTGCAGATTTATGCACATCTTCATACAAAATTTGTTTccaaaactaattataaacataattcatattttgtatgttataggtataaaaatatgttgaaatttttattattctaaaactTATTGACTcatactttaaaaaaaaagaccTATAATTGAATGTTTATACGGTGAattcgtatacgcacctttggccgaaaccaTACTAATCTTTTTTCGTCAAACTAAAATATCTGAAATTATAATATACGATCTCGTGATTACACTTTATTCACTATTCatagaattgctgtgtgctgtaaacgttatacatatttgtatttttttaacgtGAATCACACGTGAAGTtttcttgtgtttatttgttttatattccataaaaattaaaatgaggTAAGCTAAATTATTATCATGTGAATGTGTGTATATAGTAACATTTTTTAACAATGATAGTAgtccattttgtttgtttattttagtaaattctcgAAGTATGCAATGAAGtgggcactaactactaaagagttaatggctttgttaaaagaaaactcagattgTGGAAATCCTAACTCACTTAATGTGATTTATGTTCCGCCGGAAAATATTCCTCTATACCACAGatcaaaacgtccaaagaaagaaCTAGataattagaaaatataaaagtcAACCATGAATGCAAATcacctattgaagttttttcactcttttttgataaagaaATAATTGATAGCCTTCTATattgttcaaatatttttatgcatccagaataaccgtcacgattttgaaatgaatcACACTTTGCCCCAAGTTGATACGTATTGGTCGAATGATAATAAAGAAATGTACATTATAAGAGAAAGCACGAGCCGACACATTTCGTTCAATCAAACAAAACATTCATTTGTCAGGTAACAACTTACTGaataaatatgataaatttgcaaaattgtcaccaatttttgaaattattaaacgAAAGTTAGCACAATTTGGAGTCTTTGCAAATGATCTTTCCATTGAGTTTTTTTGACAACTTCTTTACATTATGTGCTCTTTTGGACtattaaaagaaaaaggatttttTGCAACAGGAACAGTAAGAGAAAATCGCACTGCTAACTGTCCTccagaagaaaacaaaattatgaaattTACATTAAGATCCGCTTGCCATTATGCTAATTTCAGTACTGATATCAGTACTAAAAATATTACTTAGTTTCGCGAATCGATTTAGTATGAAAAATGTGTGTTTATGTTTGTACctatcttaattttaattagcATGTTGGTATGCGCTCTACGAATTTTGTATTGATAACCTAACAATGAAGTTTGTTTTATGATTATAGTAAACAAAACACACACGTAAATAATGGTTGTGATAAACAATCTACCTTCTGTATCGTACAACAACAGGCCACTCCATTCGACCAtttgttgtaattatgttatttgtttgtctttaatatgaaatgatttcttcaataattttctttgtaaaataaattttaaattcaattttaAGACGTACGAGCACTGGTTTACTTTACAATCTTTATACTGAAGTTTGAATGTGATGAGTTCGGTACGGTTGTACTCAGAAAAATACgggcttttaattttttagataaaaatttgcCCTTTCTGTTTAATTAAGTCATGATAGACCGTTTCCACACTTTAtgaacacactgtataataaaacTTTTCTATATTTCACTTTAAAGCACGcactttaatacaaaattatctAACCATTCAGGCGTATGATAGGCGCCCGTATATAGTATCGCTGCCAATTCATTTGGTTGATAtttgtaatttataaatttaattatatttgtatGCATAAATTTTGTGTGTGTGCTAAGCCATAAGTCTTAGTTTTCATTATCtttattagtaattttttttgtctATTCATTTTTTTGAGTTATGAATTCTGACTACAAataattttcttataaataatattacaattattcAATCAATGTTTTATGAAAAATGATCAAAGTTAATctataaattattattacaaattatttttacaaGGTCACTCCTCAAAATTTGGCGCCCAGCTTTCGAAGACGTGATAGAAAACATGGCTGTCGACTTGTTTCCTGATGGAGTAAGAGACTTAAAGTTTCAAAAGACATTCAAATTGACCAAACCTAATTCCGTTGAAGAAAAGCTATCAAAGGCATTAGAGTTTAAAGCCGCGAAGAAAAGCACCTCACCTGATCTTTCAATGGTACGAAAAGCTTCCAAACCTTCCAACAAGGGTTAAGACTGCCCCCTTACCGTTGTGAATTCAATCCCATTAAACATATTTGGATCATATACAAAACTTACTACGATAACCTTATTGGACGTAACGGTATAGTGACGCAGCAGTTTTGGAAACATggcaaaatatttatattttattttcagttGACCGTTTTGATTTTCTTCCTAACAACCAATACATGTTCCTCAAATTATGACCTAGTTGTTTTCGCTTAAAAAATATATGCTTCCTCCAGTTTAATCTTCTGTCCAATTATATACCTAGATATTTGACTTCATCACCTTGTGGGATTCCTTTACAGTTTAAGGTTACAGTCGGACATGTTTCCCTACGCATGGTAAATGTTGATGTAGtaatttcttttcatttaattTGACCCTCTATTTTGTCATCTAaatcttgtattttatttaaattactttGTAGGATTTCTGAGGCTATTTTGGGATTTTTGTTAGATGATAGTATTGCCGTATCATCCACAAAAGTGACTGTGGTGGTATTTGTATCCATTAGTATATAAGGTATAATATGGGTCCTAGGACGTTTCCTTGGGCACCCCAGCGAGAATTTGTTGTATGCTTGTGTATTTATTCTCATACGTTACCTGGAAATTTCTGATATTCGAATTGATCGACGTTTTCAAAAGAATATTTTCTACTTCCGCTACTTATTCTTAGGTTATCTTTGGGCTCTATTTTCTTTGCTCTCATTTTAAAGTATTTTGTTTTACTTTCGTTTTTACATAGTCTGAACTTTTTCaatattgtttccatttttttgaaTATTCTTATGAGTTCTGATTTTGATCTCATAATCAATGCAATATCGTCTGCAAAAGCGATAACTTGTTGTCTTTTGTAGTATATTATACCATCTGTACACCACTTTCTCGTAGGATAGCTTCTGGGATAAGGTTAAATAAGGTGGAAAATGGATCTTATTAGTACCATTGTTATCTGTACTAATTTCCATTGTGGTGAGAAATGACCTAATCTCATTATAGAGTTAAATAACCTTGTCAGAAATTGAAAATCTTTCTCTGGGAGTTGCTGTACAGTTTTTCCAGTAATAAGGTCGTATCCTGGTGCCTTTATTATACTTTCTAAGGTTTTACGAGTACTGAAATAAGCTCTTCTTCAGTTTGTAGTGAGTATTTTCCGTTATTTGGCGTAAAAACTTTTTTAAGATGTGTTGCAAATGTTTCGGATTTTTAAAGTGGAGTTTTCTGTAATGACACATGGTCGGGTTTATAGGATAGGTTGACCTGGAGAGTGGAGGTTAGGTATAATGAAACAACTTCTATCTATCGTGTCTAGATTCAGAATGGTTTTATTTCCTCTTCCTTGCACCTGTCCGTCACGTCACTCTTACAATGTTACCAACCTGAGTGCGTTCcgaatatttacttatttacgTACATCACATCCCCCTCTTTTTAAaatgattaaataaaaatatttatttaacaaatctttaaataaacatttatgaaTTTCCTCAATTGTTTCATACATCCTTTACCccctttattttataataaaattacttataaATCTAATCTATCAGGTTTTTTAACAATTCGGCCTGAAGAGGTCTGTGCAGGTAAGTTTATTGAAGAGTGATGATCAGAAGGATTATCAGAAACACTTTTAAGATTTTGTGACTCACTAGTTTCAGATTCGTTATCTGTATGTTCATCATCAGAAGTTGCAGGAATGCGAactaaaaattgttttgaaaatttgaaTGTTGTGTCTTTTCTGATAATTTTCACTGGGATTGTATAGTTCTGCCTTCGTAAGGTCCTTGTAGCCTTCAATAACGAGTAGTCAGTGGCTTGGGTTGTATCTAGTTTTTGTAAGTATTTCAGGAATATGATCAGTTATCAGAATGTGATGTGATCAGAACgtgaaaatatattattaattaaaaccgtatttttattttttttgacaGTGCTTTAAATATTGGGAGAATTTGCTTTTTCCATTTCGAAAAAGTTTCAGCACCGCATACCTTTTAAGTCAAAGCTTTCATCCCTAAGCCAAAATACTCGCAAAATTGTGAAATATACTTCATCTAATATCATTTAATTGaaattaatttgaatttattttgccCTACAGGATCAAAATAGAAAGCGCTCGCTAAGCTGTACAGATGATGGTCCGAGTGCAAAGAGAATGAAATTGTCTGATGATCACGAATCGACTAATGATCAGGAAACGCCTAATGATCAGAAAATGCCTAATGATGATGGTCCGAGTGAAAAGAAAATGACATTTTCTGATGGTCACGAATCGACTAATGATCAGGGAATGCCTAATGATCAGAAATTGCCTAATGATCAGGAAATGCCTGATAATCACGAATTGCCTGATGATCAGAAATTGCCTAATAATCAGGAATGTTCTGATGATCAGAAATTGCTTAATAATCAGGAATGTTCTGATAATCAGAAAATGTCTAATTATCAGGAAGTacctgaaaaagaattttaaaaacctttagatattggtttttattttcatatattttatttaaccTTTATTATTCGGAGGCTGGGGTACCATGAAACAAAAAAGTTGGTTTTACTAATAGCTATCCTACCTGAGGCTTTTTTTCCTTCCTTTCCTCCAAAACATTTCCTTTTTGATGCCTTTCTCATGGAAAGTAGGACTTCTTCTTTTCTACAATGGCTTTCATTTCTGGAGTTCTCCTAGCTATCATATTCTTGCCTTTCTTCCTTGACTTCTGAACAGTTTTCATTCTCCTGCTTTTGGATAACCACGAAAATCTTCAGGAGAGAGGAAGGCTTAACTTGAACCAGCTCCTCGATCAAATTTCTGCATGATTTGAAGCAGCTCCTTCTTCTGCTTGTAGAAGAGAACCATTAGGCGACTAACTTGGCACAGTATAACCGTGTTTCTTGGGTGGTTGATGATCCACAGTGCCAGAAGGCAGTCGATCAGTTACGTAATTGCACACAGGAAGTCTGCTTCGGTAGATATATGTCGATCAAATAAGTGTATCCTATTTTCTTGAATCCTGCAATTATATTGGAAGGCTTCATGCTTTTCTGATGAGCTTTATACATGAAGGATGCTGTATTATAAATTGATACTGTTTTCCCAGAGTTTTGCATTATCCAAGAGTCAAGAGCTCAAGAAACGCCATTTTCCATGCATAGGAAAACAGCTTCCAGGAACAAATGCTTTCTACGTTGTCATAAAGTAATGGAGCAGGGTTTTTTCCAGAACTGCAGGTGTAGCGAATGAAATGCTTAATAACTTCCACAAATAGTTCTGATGTCATCCAACCAGAAAAAAGACACGTGGAAAAATTATCACTGGTGGAATAGTGCTGCCATATGTAGAAATTTTCAGCCACTATTCGTTGGAGATTTTGCATAGTTGATATGACCGTTTCATCTAAATTGAACAC is a window from the Diabrotica undecimpunctata isolate CICGRU chromosome 10, icDiaUnde3, whole genome shotgun sequence genome containing:
- the LOC140452345 gene encoding uncharacterized protein; translated protein: MMRIPDADEELLDSDSENSQDTDSGYSLSTPGGSRKDYSETCSLASNASDDLPRRRIDYRRNAVDAEVLESSDTSDDEIEVTVNIASDRPFKAEMIESLNSNQYEIKISILDATSSEDQNRKRSLSCTDDGPSAKRMKLSDDHESTNDQETPNDQKMPNDDGPSEKKMTFSDGHESTNDQGMPNDQKLPNDQEMPDNHELPDDQKLPNNQECSDDQKLLNNQECSDNQKMSNYQEVPEKEF